From one Thalassobaculum sp. OXR-137 genomic stretch:
- the phnD gene encoding phosphate/phosphite/phosphonate ABC transporter substrate-binding protein, giving the protein MIRRNLMLSALAGLVGAVSLSWAAPAYALDSRFKDDNGDLVADTPTDPSQQVDPDTLIFAYTPVEDPAVYAKVWDGFLRHMEKVTGKKVQFFPVQSNAAQIEAMRAGRLHVAGFNTGSNPLAVNCAGFVSFTIMASKDGDFGYNMEIITYPGSGIEKVEDIKGKKMAFTSQTSNSGFKAPSAILKADYGLEPEKDFEPVFSGKHDNSILGVANKDYPAAAIANSVLHRMVARDVIKADQVVSIYKSQKFPTTGFGYVYNLKPELQEKIKESFFTFDWEGSALKEEFARSGEEQFIPITYKSHWEVIRKIDAANGVSYECK; this is encoded by the coding sequence ATGATTCGCAGAAATTTGATGCTGTCGGCCCTCGCCGGTCTGGTCGGCGCGGTCTCGCTGAGCTGGGCGGCCCCGGCCTATGCGCTCGACTCCCGGTTCAAGGACGACAACGGCGACCTGGTCGCCGACACGCCGACCGATCCGAGCCAGCAGGTTGACCCGGACACCCTCATCTTCGCCTATACCCCGGTCGAGGATCCGGCGGTCTACGCCAAGGTGTGGGACGGCTTCCTGCGCCACATGGAAAAGGTCACCGGCAAGAAGGTCCAGTTCTTCCCGGTCCAGTCCAACGCCGCCCAGATCGAGGCGATGCGCGCCGGCCGCCTGCACGTCGCGGGCTTCAACACCGGGTCCAACCCGCTGGCGGTGAACTGCGCCGGTTTCGTGTCCTTCACCATCATGGCCTCGAAGGACGGCGATTTCGGCTACAACATGGAAATCATCACCTATCCGGGCAGCGGCATCGAGAAGGTCGAGGACATCAAGGGGAAGAAGATGGCCTTCACCTCGCAGACGTCGAATTCCGGCTTCAAGGCGCCGTCGGCGATCCTGAAGGCCGATTACGGCCTGGAGCCCGAGAAGGATTTCGAGCCGGTGTTCTCCGGCAAGCACGACAACTCGATCCTGGGCGTCGCGAACAAGGACTACCCGGCCGCCGCCATCGCGAACTCGGTGCTGCACCGCATGGTCGCCCGCGACGTGATCAAGGCCGACCAGGTCGTCTCGATCTACAAGTCGCAGAAGTTCCCGACCACCGGTTTCGGCTACGTCTACAACCTGAAGCCGGAGCTGCAGGAGAAGATCAAGGAATCCTTCTTCACCTTCGACTGGGAAGGCTCGGCCCTGAAGGAAGAGTTCGCCCGCTCCGGCGAGGAGCAGTTCATCCCGATCACCTACAAGTCCCACTGGGAAGTGATCCGGAAGATCGACGCGGCGAACGGCGTTTCCTACGAGTGCAAGTGA
- a CDS encoding ABC transporter ATP-binding protein, whose product MSQTGLRTEALSVGYQDRQVIRGLDLAFPVGRSTAILGPNGCGKSTLLRALARLLKPAAGRVLLGDTDIHAADTRDLARRLAILPQFPLAPDAINVGELVRRGRTPWRGMLSPWTQEDSAACTDALGAVGLTDMADRPLAELSGGQRQRAWLALVLAQQTPLLLLDEPTSHLDLAQQIDMLKLLQQRVLDTGMTVISVLHDLNLAARFSDHLVLLSPQGLVAEGTPEAVMTAGHLQRAFGLAAQVMTDPLTGRPWILPH is encoded by the coding sequence GTGAGCCAGACCGGTCTGCGTACCGAAGCCCTGTCGGTCGGCTATCAGGACCGGCAGGTGATCCGCGGCCTCGACCTCGCCTTCCCGGTCGGCCGGAGCACGGCCATCCTTGGGCCGAACGGCTGTGGGAAGTCCACCCTGCTGCGGGCGCTCGCCCGGCTGCTGAAGCCGGCCGCCGGACGGGTGCTGCTGGGCGACACCGATATCCATGCCGCCGACACACGGGACCTGGCCCGCCGACTCGCCATCCTGCCCCAGTTCCCGCTGGCGCCGGACGCCATCAATGTGGGGGAACTGGTGCGGCGCGGGCGGACTCCGTGGCGCGGGATGCTGTCGCCCTGGACCCAGGAGGACAGTGCTGCCTGCACGGACGCCCTCGGCGCCGTCGGCCTGACCGACATGGCCGACCGCCCCTTGGCGGAACTGTCCGGCGGCCAGCGCCAGCGCGCCTGGCTGGCGTTGGTTCTGGCTCAGCAGACCCCGCTGCTCTTGCTCGACGAACCGACCTCGCATCTGGACCTGGCGCAGCAGATCGATATGCTGAAACTGCTGCAGCAGCGGGTACTCGATACCGGCATGACGGTGATCAGCGTGCTGCACGACCTGAACCTCGCGGCCCGCTTCAGCGACCATCTGGTGCTGCTGAGCCCGCAGGGGCTGGTCGCGGAGGGGACGCCCGAGGCGGTGATGACCGCTGGGCACCTGCAACGGGCCTTCGGCCTGGCGGCGCAGGTCATGACCGATCCGCTCACCGGACGGCCGTGGATCCTGCCGCATTGA